One window of the Anaeromyxobacter dehalogenans 2CP-C genome contains the following:
- a CDS encoding helix-turn-helix transcriptional regulator, protein MPVRAARLLDLADRLRASAETTVDELAVGLGVSARTVRRDLALLRDRGMPITGQAGPGGGIRLEGARGVVAVHLGVPEIVALWLGARLARAVAEVPWGRRAEDALTRLLASLPSPRARELRDLCGRVFVGPRASERVREGLAPVAPELLRLFEEAVRRGVALGFRYRDRNGRATARQVEPHGLSIMAPVWYLLGRDVDTGLPRIFRMDRISGPALRPALTFRPDSRVVEALLPPDVPWEPLRARR, encoded by the coding sequence ATGCCCGTCCGCGCCGCCCGCCTCCTGGACCTCGCCGATCGGCTCCGCGCGTCCGCCGAGACCACCGTGGACGAGCTGGCCGTGGGGCTCGGGGTGAGCGCGCGCACGGTGCGGCGCGACCTGGCGCTGCTGCGGGACCGCGGGATGCCGATCACCGGCCAGGCCGGGCCTGGCGGTGGCATTCGCCTGGAGGGCGCGCGCGGCGTCGTCGCCGTCCACCTCGGCGTGCCGGAGATCGTCGCGCTGTGGCTCGGCGCCCGCCTGGCGCGCGCGGTCGCGGAGGTGCCCTGGGGCCGGCGCGCGGAGGACGCCCTCACCCGCCTGCTCGCGTCGCTCCCGTCGCCGCGCGCCCGCGAGCTCCGGGACCTCTGCGGCCGCGTCTTCGTCGGGCCGAGGGCGAGCGAGCGGGTGCGGGAGGGGCTCGCACCGGTCGCGCCCGAGCTGTTGCGCCTGTTCGAGGAGGCGGTCCGCCGCGGCGTCGCGCTCGGCTTCCGCTACCGGGATCGGAACGGGCGCGCGACGGCGCGCCAGGTCGAGCCGCACGGGCTCTCCATCATGGCGCCGGTCTGGTACCTGCTCGGCCGCGACGTGGACACCGGCCTGCCCCGGATCTTCCGGATGGACCGGATCTCCGGGCCCGCGCTGCGCCCGGCGCTCACGTTCCGCCCCGACTCGCGCGTGGTCGAGGCGCTGCTCCCGCCGGACGTGCCCTGGGAGCCGCTCCGGGCGCGGCGGTGA